From the genome of Mycoplasma anserisalpingitidis, one region includes:
- the glpO gene encoding type 2 glycerol-3-phosphate oxidase, with amino-acid sequence MKKYDVVIIGAGIIGASIAYELSRYKLDVLVVEKNPKVADETSLGNSGLIHGGFDPEPHKIEAKLNLAGNIKWQTDWFKHLKFPRVKIDSLILAFNEEEMKHVHMLYDRGLVNKLDPKDLKVLTREEVLKKEPNVNPEVLGALLCTSSVAIHPVEATKALLGASKQNGTELRVSSEVTDIKYENNEFTLTINGTDKVVAKKVVNAAGHYADVLANKFNFDDFKQTTRRGEYRILDNYDKNLIGSVLFKVPTIHGKGVIVAPTLDGHYLVGPTAEEGVPREDTRLVTREKYDYIGEIGKKIVPSLKLDRTIMTLSGSRPIDVETNDFVIRKSKNNPDFVLAAGMQSPALSSAPSIAEEIVKLLDLKLEKREDFKPDYEIDVF; translated from the coding sequence ATGAAAAAATATGATGTAGTTATTATAGGAGCTGGTATCATCGGAGCATCAATCGCTTACGAGTTATCAAGATATAAACTTGATGTACTAGTAGTTGAAAAAAATCCAAAAGTTGCTGATGAAACTTCATTAGGTAACTCAGGATTAATTCACGGAGGTTTTGACCCTGAACCACACAAAATTGAAGCTAAATTAAACTTAGCAGGAAATATTAAATGACAAACAGACTGATTTAAACACTTAAAATTCCCTAGAGTTAAAATTGACTCATTAATCTTAGCATTCAATGAAGAAGAAATGAAACATGTTCACATGTTATATGATCGTGGATTAGTAAATAAACTTGATCCTAAAGACTTAAAAGTTCTCACAAGAGAAGAAGTTCTCAAAAAAGAACCTAATGTTAACCCAGAAGTTTTAGGAGCTTTATTATGTACTTCATCAGTTGCTATTCACCCAGTTGAAGCAACTAAAGCACTTTTAGGAGCATCAAAACAAAACGGAACTGAATTAAGAGTAAGTTCTGAAGTTACAGATATTAAATATGAAAACAATGAATTTACATTAACAATTAATGGAACAGATAAGGTTGTTGCTAAAAAAGTTGTTAATGCTGCAGGACACTATGCTGATGTTCTTGCAAATAAATTCAACTTTGACGACTTTAAACAAACAACACGTCGTGGAGAATACCGTATTTTAGATAACTATGATAAAAATCTAATTGGTTCAGTATTATTTAAGGTACCTACAATTCATGGAAAAGGTGTTATCGTTGCACCTACATTAGATGGACACTACTTAGTTGGACCTACAGCTGAAGAAGGTGTGCCACGTGAAGATACAAGACTTGTTACAAGAGAAAAATACGATTATATCGGAGAAATTGGAAAGAAAATTGTTCCATCACTTAAATTAGATAGAACAATAATGACACTTTCAGGTTCACGTCCAATTGATGTTGAAACAAACGACTTTGTTATCCGTAAGTCAAAAAACAACCCAGACTTTGTTTTAGCCGCTGGTATGCAATCACCTGCACTTAGTTCGGCTCCATCAATTGCTGAAGAAATAGTTAAATTACTTGATTTAAAACTTGAAAAACGTGAAGATTTCAAACCAGATTATGAAATTGACGTATTCTAA
- a CDS encoding DNA-methyltransferase: MINFIEKCDFDVKDIIEWKKTNPMPRNVNRRYVQDTEFAIWAVKKKSKWTFNKPKDKKYLRSTFVSPVVSGLERTSHPTQKSLSIIEELIKIHTNEGDLILDMFLGSGTTAVACLKNNRKILGIEKDKVYFNIAVKRI, encoded by the coding sequence TTGATTAATTTTATAGAGAAATGTGATTTTGATGTAAAGGATATAATTGAATGAAAAAAGACAAATCCAATGCCGCGTAATGTTAATAGAAGATATGTACAAGATACTGAATTTGCTATATGAGCAGTAAAAAAGAAATCTAAATGAACTTTTAATAAACCTAAGGACAAGAAATATTTAAGATCTACCTTTGTTTCTCCAGTAGTTTCTGGATTAGAGAGAACATCACACCCGACACAAAAATCTTTATCTATTATAGAAGAATTGATTAAAATTCACACAAACGAAGGTGATTTAATACTAGATATGTTTTTAGGTTCAGGAACTACAGCAGTTGCTTGTTTAAAGAATAATAGAAAAATCTTAGGAATTGAAAAGGATAAAGTTTATTTTAATATTGCTGTTAAAAGAATATAA
- a CDS encoding transposase-like zinc-binding domain-containing protein, which yields MDQEKVINNGIEQRAINNEQEKEIKVYDSIKCLFCSSLNIVKRGFRNGKQKYWCKKCNKVFVSTNNTSLFYIHQKSYKSFSKFLECLISDISIADIARICGVSANTIYNWKKRVISQLLEKNKTYRCVFADLNEYDKLDDKISDLLIN from the coding sequence ATGGATCAAGAAAAAGTTATTAATAATGGAATTGAACAAAGAGCAATAAACAATGAACAAGAAAAAGAAATAAAAGTATATGATTCAATCAAATGCTTGTTTTGTAGTTCATTAAACATTGTAAAAAGGGGATTCAGAAACGGAAAACAAAAATACTGATGCAAAAAATGTAATAAAGTTTTTGTTTCCACGAATAACACTTCACTCTTTTATATTCATCAAAAAAGTTATAAATCATTTTCAAAGTTTTTAGAATGCTTAATTAGCGATATTTCCATTGCAGACATAGCTAGAATTTGTGGTGTTTCAGCTAACACAATTTATAACTGAAAAAAGAGAGTTATCTCACAACTTTTAGAGAAAAATAAAACATATAGATGTGTTTTTGCTGACTTAAATGAATATGATAAGTTAGATGATAAAATTAGTGATTTGTTAATAAATTAA
- a CDS encoding DUF2130 domain-containing protein, producing the protein MQHIKINCPKCNAIIELTEKVENEIYNFFYENSSKKIKEEINESLKLKYETELQREKNNEFQKFNEQLKKVESEKNNLLNKINELEIKNQTSDERYSLILKDKENQQKNELNELVNKLEKEKNIEVQKIGNQLKELETEKNNLLNKINELETKNNSIDEKYSLILKDKENQHKSEFNDALIKLEKEKNIELQKINEQISKIKLEKNNLLNKISELENKNISMGEKYSLVLKDKENEFKIKLNEKINQIQNENKLKIESLTEEKNKLILLNHDNELKITNKFNEMLNENLNKEKEKYEKIINDKEAEITRIELVNTKLTEEIARVNEIQKNELNTSKVYGISTYGGTLEEYCKDKYMEECDFEIQRYSTFEKDTKLDEENEKGDFIYRLFLDEDKKIEVTSIMFEMKRMMSNENRKNTSFLEKLDRNRKSKKCKYAVLVTTYEPENEIYNNGFKDMSGLYENMYVIRPKQIVEFIKFIVKFERDYYKLKLKEKENDDYNISLLELEKNIHQRVESILTTSGRMDNNLNKMEDEIDSAIKKLEEVKKVFNIFKNRFYSELPNKLNDLELSKIVTAKSYPLLHKKLKEEKENAKNIAEIIEEE; encoded by the coding sequence ATGCAACATATAAAAATAAATTGTCCAAAATGCAATGCAATAATTGAATTAACTGAGAAAGTTGAAAATGAAATTTATAATTTTTTCTATGAGAATTCGAGTAAAAAAATAAAAGAAGAAATCAATGAAAGTTTAAAACTTAAGTATGAAACAGAGTTACAAAGAGAAAAAAATAATGAATTTCAAAAATTTAATGAACAACTTAAAAAAGTAGAATCAGAAAAAAATAATTTATTAAATAAAATAAATGAGTTAGAAATTAAAAATCAAACCTCTGATGAAAGATATTCATTAATTTTAAAAGATAAAGAAAATCAGCAAAAAAACGAATTGAACGAATTGGTTAATAAACTAGAAAAAGAGAAAAATATAGAAGTTCAAAAAATAGGTAACCAATTAAAAGAGCTTGAAACAGAAAAAAATAATTTATTAAATAAAATAAATGAATTAGAAACTAAAAATAATAGTATAGATGAAAAGTATTCATTAATTCTTAAAGACAAAGAAAACCAACATAAATCTGAATTCAATGATGCACTTATTAAGTTAGAAAAAGAAAAAAATATTGAATTGCAAAAAATTAATGAGCAAATTAGTAAAATCAAATTAGAAAAAAACAATTTGTTAAACAAAATTAGTGAATTAGAAAATAAAAATATTAGTATGGGTGAAAAATACTCATTAGTTCTTAAAGATAAAGAAAATGAATTTAAAATAAAATTAAATGAAAAAATTAATCAAATTCAAAATGAAAATAAATTGAAAATTGAATCATTAACTGAAGAAAAAAACAAATTAATTTTATTAAATCATGATAATGAATTAAAAATCACAAATAAATTTAATGAAATGTTAAATGAAAATTTAAATAAAGAAAAAGAAAAATACGAAAAAATAATTAATGATAAAGAAGCTGAAATAACCCGAATTGAATTGGTGAATACTAAATTAACTGAGGAAATTGCTAGAGTTAATGAAATTCAAAAGAATGAACTAAATACTTCAAAAGTTTATGGTATTTCAACTTACGGTGGTACTTTGGAAGAATATTGTAAAGATAAATATATGGAAGAATGTGACTTTGAAATTCAAAGGTATTCAACATTTGAAAAAGATACAAAGCTTGATGAAGAAAATGAAAAAGGTGATTTTATTTATCGTTTATTTTTGGATGAAGATAAAAAAATTGAAGTTACTTCGATTATGTTTGAGATGAAACGTATGATGAGTAATGAAAACAGAAAAAACACAAGTTTTTTAGAAAAGCTAGACAGAAATCGTAAAAGTAAAAAATGTAAATATGCTGTTTTAGTAACCACTTATGAGCCTGAAAATGAGATTTATAATAATGGTTTCAAGGACATGAGTGGGCTTTATGAAAATATGTATGTAATTCGTCCAAAACAAATTGTTGAATTTATTAAATTTATTGTTAAATTCGAAAGAGATTATTACAAACTAAAACTAAAAGAAAAAGAAAATGATGATTACAACATTTCACTTTTAGAATTAGAAAAAAATATTCATCAACGTGTTGAAAGTATCTTAACAACTTCTGGCAGAATGGATAACAACTTAAACAAAATGGAAGATGAAATTGATTCAGCAATCAAAAAGCTTGAAGAAGTTAAAAAGGTATTCAATATATTTAAAAATAGATTTTATAGTGAACTTCCTAATAAATTGAATGACTTAGAGTTAAGTAAAATAGTAACTGCTAAAAGTTATCCATTGTTACATAAAAAACTTAAAGAAGAAAAAGAAAATGCTAAGAATATAGCCGAAATAATTGAAGAAGAATAA
- a CDS encoding glucose-6-phosphate isomerase yields MKFLKLDTTYSMIENSKLNLLQERVDQIHNSVLKREVAEKDWLGWYDLPDNYDKEEMKAMKKLSSEWKKEGVEVVVVVGIGGSYLGAKTGYEFIFGEYSQKRPDMELVFAGNDISSEALVSKLAYVKNKKFAINVISKSGTTLEPSIAFREFRILLEEKVGKDQASKFIAATTDARKGLLFELATRKNYTKFIVPDDVGGRFSVMTAVGLFPFLCAGIDAERVLAGASLTNKELSSWKISENDAYRYAVTRYLLNVEKNYHVEMMVSYEPKLQYFSEWWKQLFAESEGKDSKGLWPASGIFSTDLHSLGQMIQEGSKVLFETVLTLENPVNNITFKNDVEDIDQLNYLSGKTLHEVNNVAFKATQKAHFEVGQVPNLHILFKDFSEETLGSLFIFFERALAMSAYLLGVNPFNQPGVEVYKKNMFSMLGKK; encoded by the coding sequence ATGAAATTTTTAAAATTAGATACTACATACTCAATGATTGAAAATTCAAAATTGAATTTATTACAAGAACGTGTTGATCAAATTCACAACAGCGTTCTTAAACGCGAAGTTGCTGAAAAAGATTGACTAGGTTGATATGATTTACCAGATAATTATGATAAAGAAGAAATGAAAGCTATGAAAAAACTTTCTTCAGAATGAAAAAAAGAAGGTGTTGAAGTAGTAGTTGTTGTTGGTATTGGTGGTTCATATTTAGGTGCTAAAACTGGATATGAATTTATCTTTGGTGAATATTCACAAAAAAGACCAGACATGGAATTAGTTTTTGCAGGTAATGATATTTCTTCTGAAGCACTTGTTTCAAAATTAGCATATGTTAAAAATAAAAAATTTGCTATTAATGTAATCAGTAAATCAGGAACTACTCTTGAACCATCTATAGCTTTTAGAGAATTTAGAATTTTACTTGAAGAAAAAGTTGGTAAAGATCAAGCTTCTAAATTTATTGCAGCTACAACTGATGCAAGAAAAGGTTTATTATTTGAATTAGCTACAAGAAAAAATTACACTAAATTTATTGTTCCTGATGATGTTGGTGGTCGTTTCTCAGTTATGACAGCAGTAGGTTTATTCCCATTCCTTTGTGCTGGAATTGATGCAGAAAGAGTGCTTGCAGGTGCTTCATTAACAAATAAAGAATTAAGTAGCTGAAAGATTTCTGAAAATGATGCTTATAGATATGCTGTTACAAGATATTTATTAAATGTTGAAAAGAATTACCATGTTGAAATGATGGTTTCATATGAACCTAAATTACAATACTTTAGTGAATGATGAAAACAATTATTTGCTGAAAGTGAAGGAAAAGATAGTAAAGGTCTTTGACCAGCAAGTGGAATTTTCTCAACAGATTTACACTCATTAGGTCAAATGATTCAAGAAGGTTCAAAAGTTTTATTTGAAACAGTTTTAACCCTTGAAAATCCTGTAAATAACATCACTTTTAAAAATGATGTTGAAGATATTGATCAATTAAACTATTTAAGTGGTAAAACTTTACATGAAGTAAATAACGTTGCATTTAAGGCTACTCAAAAAGCTCACTTTGAAGTTGGACAAGTTCCAAACTTACATATTCTTTTCAAAGATTTTAGTGAAGAAACTTTAGGTTCATTATTTATTTTCTTTGAAAGAGCTTTAGCAATGTCAGCTTACTTACTTGGAGTAAATCCATTCAACCAACCTGGAGTTGAAGTTTACAAGAAAAATATGTTTTCAATGTTAGGTAAGAAATAA
- the dhaK gene encoding dihydroxyacetone kinase subunit DhaK: protein MKKLLNKVENVVPEMLEGLAKSNPNIYKLDGYNVIVRKNKANKVTLVSGGGAGHEPAHAGYVTYGMLDAAVSGEVFTSPTPDQVLAAIKEVGNEKGVLLVVKNYTGDVMNFEMAADFAQMENINVKSVIVNDDIAVENSLYTVGKRGVAGTVLVHKIAGSAAEDGHDLEYVAQIAQEVVDNTATLGMSLGGCTVPASGKKSFELAEDEIEMGLGIHGEPGTHKEKIKSSEEHVKYMLDKLLEHSKVTENDEICVLVNGLGATTLMELYVINNDVNKYLESKKIKIHKNLVGNYMTSLEMPGFSITVLKLSEKTKKYMDFDIKNNLF, encoded by the coding sequence ATGAAAAAATTATTAAATAAAGTGGAAAATGTTGTTCCAGAAATGCTTGAAGGTTTAGCTAAATCTAACCCTAATATTTATAAACTTGATGGATATAATGTTATTGTTAGAAAAAATAAAGCTAATAAAGTTACATTAGTTTCTGGAGGTGGTGCTGGACACGAACCAGCTCATGCTGGATATGTTACATATGGTATGCTTGATGCCGCTGTTTCTGGAGAAGTATTTACTTCACCAACACCAGATCAAGTTTTAGCTGCTATTAAAGAAGTTGGAAATGAAAAAGGTGTTCTTTTAGTTGTTAAAAACTATACTGGAGACGTTATGAACTTTGAAATGGCTGCAGATTTTGCTCAAATGGAAAATATTAACGTTAAAAGTGTTATTGTAAATGATGATATAGCTGTTGAAAACAGTTTATATACAGTTGGAAAAAGAGGCGTTGCAGGTACAGTTTTAGTTCATAAAATTGCTGGTTCAGCCGCTGAAGATGGTCATGACTTAGAGTATGTAGCCCAAATAGCTCAAGAAGTTGTTGATAATACAGCTACTCTAGGAATGAGTTTAGGTGGATGTACAGTTCCTGCTTCTGGTAAGAAATCATTTGAACTTGCTGAAGATGAAATTGAAATGGGACTAGGGATTCATGGAGAACCAGGAACTCATAAAGAAAAAATTAAAAGTTCTGAAGAACATGTTAAATATATGTTAGATAAACTATTAGAACACTCTAAAGTAACAGAAAATGATGAAATTTGTGTTTTAGTAAATGGTCTCGGTGCTACAACACTTATGGAACTTTATGTAATTAATAATGATGTAAACAAATACTTAGAAAGTAAAAAGATTAAAATTCACAAGAATCTTGTTGGAAATTACATGACATCACTTGAAATGCCTGGATTTTCAATCACAGTTCTTAAATTAAGTGAAAAAACAAAGAAATATATGGACTTCGACATTAAAAACAATTTATTTTAA
- the dhaL gene encoding dihydroxyacetone kinase subunit DhaL has protein sequence MNKIVTTQELIDILKKIASKIEIHEEELTDLDRQIGDGDHGTNLKRGFHELLPILETSSNKTTTELLNSCSMIMMSKVGGSSGPLLATAFMRMAKETELNKMLLAAAEGIKMRGKAVVGEKTMLDVLEPFAKTFDELLQKGENNKSALEKALKVAYDSKESIKNKPATKGRASYLGERSIGIVDPGSQSMYYMLETLVENYND, from the coding sequence ATGAATAAAATTGTTACAACTCAAGAATTAATTGATATTCTTAAAAAAATAGCTTCTAAAATTGAAATACATGAAGAAGAACTAACAGATTTAGATAGACAAATTGGAGATGGAGATCACGGCACAAACTTAAAACGTGGTTTTCATGAATTATTACCTATTTTAGAAACTAGTTCTAATAAGACTACTACCGAATTACTAAACTCATGTTCAATGATAATGATGAGTAAAGTTGGTGGAAGCTCTGGACCGCTTTTAGCTACTGCATTCATGAGAATGGCAAAAGAAACTGAATTAAACAAAATGCTTTTAGCTGCTGCTGAAGGAATTAAAATGCGTGGTAAAGCTGTTGTTGGTGAAAAAACAATGTTAGATGTTTTAGAACCATTTGCTAAAACTTTTGATGAATTACTTCAAAAAGGAGAAAATAATAAATCAGCCTTAGAAAAAGCATTAAAAGTTGCTTATGATTCAAAAGAATCAATAAAGAATAAACCAGCAACCAAAGGAAGAGCAAGTTATCTTGGTGAACGTTCTATTGGAATAGTAGATCCTGGTTCGCAAAGTATGTATTACATGTTAGAAACTTTAGTGGAGAATTATAATGATTAA
- a CDS encoding DNA cytosine methyltransferase, whose product MRKNSLKLYNYKATNHSKHALYKLSLIPPEKGKEFLPKELLGKQKFKTTWTRLEWNEPSPTIDTRFDTPSNGKNTHPILNRAITPREAARLQSFPDDFIFTGTKTSVCTQIGNAVPPLLAKAIGLGIIKAYSLASDKYEIDNCTIYNEDAYLIYDTLLENNIKVDHIITDPPYNISKKNNFNTMKSSNRKGIYFGDWDNDFDIYNWIEKYSK is encoded by the coding sequence ATGAGAAAAAACTCACTTAAACTTTACAATTATAAGGCTACAAATCATTCTAAACATGCTTTGTATAAGTTATCATTAATTCCACCAGAAAAAGGAAAGGAATTCTTACCAAAAGAATTATTGGGAAAACAAAAATTTAAGACAACTTGAACTAGATTAGAATGAAATGAACCTAGTCCAACAATAGATACTCGGTTTGATACTCCTTCTAACGGAAAAAATACACACCCAATATTAAATAGAGCAATAACACCAAGAGAAGCAGCAAGATTGCAGTCATTCCCTGATGATTTTATTTTTACAGGAACAAAAACTAGTGTTTGTACTCAAATCGGTAATGCTGTACCACCGCTTTTAGCAAAAGCTATAGGATTAGGGATAATTAAAGCATATTCGCTCGCAAGTGATAAATATGAAATTGATAATTGTACAATTTATAATGAAGATGCTTATTTAATTTATGATACATTGCTCGAAAATAATATAAAAGTCGATCATATAATAACCGATCCACCCTATAATATATCTAAAAAAAATAATTTTAATACAATGAAATCATCAAATAGAAAAGGTATTTATTTTGGTGATTGAGATAATGATTTTGATATTTATAACTGAATTGAAAAATATAGTAAGTAA
- a CDS encoding alpha-amylase family glycosyl hydrolase: protein MNKKIIKKSLIGISTLGLTMPLITLSCNESKNSKLWGDDNFNKKINLSNLTYSDELENVKFIAPFNKQVTPSNTFYQLITYAFADGNNDGIGDFIGLTENLDYFVNLGIDTLYLSPIHPASSYHGYDVIDYTDVAAELGGMEAFDKFLIKAHEKGIRVIIDLVFNHTSYEHPWFQKALQGDPKYEKYYNFYEPKSNQSETKYGIDDSSLRNLFFNVDKSIQPTNKHYVAEFWGGMPDLNLDNPEVIQELINIQSFWAKKGVDGFRYDAFYHFFNSENQHESRDDGSKIASIFAQLRKNSESVISETAEQRSNKELIMFGEWWGNPADAKVYFMDKQNNKALNGVLDGINYASNSSTFISSNTEKLVKEYLPYNSLWLPSIDNHDRVRWIQKINREFYSGKQIDENGFVNDILKNYYSVNLLNMLTKGGNPIIYHGDELMMNGHKGNGDQYVREAFNWKNNKYQVDFYERRSGINSSHIYTHSIKNLSSPEEINKDKDSIYSIASDINKLRKEFIQLRETNVEYIVNPNEVLVHINDDLTNSFAEYYTVRKLSDNEYLLVLVENVFNKFKPIIQINQDFNIEDIHPEMKRNITINNNQLLLDTGVNFGVFKLVRK, encoded by the coding sequence ATGAATAAAAAAATAATTAAAAAATCCTTAATTGGTATCTCAACTTTAGGTCTAACTATGCCTTTAATAACTCTCTCATGCAATGAAAGTAAAAATAGTAAACTTTGGGGGGATGATAATTTTAATAAAAAAATAAATTTAAGTAATTTAACTTATAGTGATGAATTAGAAAATGTGAAATTTATTGCTCCTTTTAATAAACAAGTTACACCATCAAATACTTTCTATCAACTTATAACTTATGCTTTTGCAGATGGAAATAATGATGGAATTGGTGATTTTATTGGTTTAACTGAAAATCTAGATTATTTTGTTAATTTAGGAATTGATACTTTATATCTCTCGCCTATTCATCCTGCTAGTTCATATCATGGTTATGATGTTATTGATTATACTGATGTCGCAGCTGAACTTGGAGGTATGGAAGCTTTTGATAAATTTTTAATTAAAGCACATGAAAAAGGAATTAGAGTAATAATTGATCTTGTATTTAACCATACTTCTTATGAACACCCTTGATTTCAAAAAGCTCTTCAAGGTGATCCTAAATATGAAAAATACTACAACTTTTATGAACCTAAGTCAAATCAAAGTGAAACAAAATACGGAATTGATGATTCAAGTTTAAGAAATCTTTTCTTTAACGTGGATAAAAGTATTCAACCTACAAACAAACATTATGTTGCAGAGTTTTGAGGTGGTATGCCTGACCTAAACCTTGATAATCCTGAAGTTATTCAAGAATTAATTAATATTCAATCATTCTGAGCTAAAAAAGGTGTTGATGGATTCAGATATGATGCTTTTTATCATTTCTTTAATTCTGAAAATCAACATGAAAGTAGAGATGATGGAAGTAAAATTGCTTCAATTTTTGCTCAGCTTAGAAAAAATTCTGAGTCAGTAATTTCTGAAACAGCAGAACAAAGAAGCAATAAAGAGTTAATTATGTTTGGTGAATGATGAGGAAATCCAGCTGATGCTAAAGTTTATTTCATGGATAAACAAAACAATAAAGCACTTAACGGAGTGCTTGATGGAATTAATTATGCTTCAAATTCATCAACTTTTATCTCATCTAATACCGAAAAGTTAGTCAAGGAATATTTACCATATAATTCACTTTGACTTCCAAGTATCGACAATCACGATCGGGTACGTTGAATACAAAAAATTAATCGTGAATTTTATTCAGGAAAACAAATCGATGAAAATGGTTTTGTAAATGATATTTTAAAAAATTACTACAGTGTAAACTTATTAAATATGCTCACTAAAGGTGGGAACCCAATAATTTACCATGGTGATGAATTAATGATGAACGGACATAAAGGTAATGGTGATCAATATGTTCGTGAAGCATTTAATTGAAAAAATAATAAATATCAGGTTGATTTTTATGAACGTCGTTCAGGAATTAATAGTTCACACATATACACTCATTCAATAAAAAACTTAAGTTCACCTGAAGAAATAAACAAAGATAAAGACTCAATTTACAGTATTGCAAGTGATATAAATAAACTTAGAAAAGAATTTATCCAACTTCGTGAAACAAATGTTGAATATATAGTAAATCCAAATGAAGTTTTAGTACACATTAATGATGATCTAACAAATAGTTTTGCTGAATATTACACTGTTAGAAAACTATCTGATAATGAATATTTATTAGTTTTAGTAGAAAATGTATTTAATAAATTTAAACCTATAATTCAAATTAATCAAGATTTTAACATTGAAGATATTCATCCAGAAATGAAGCGTAATATCACAATCAATAATAATCAATTATTATTAGACACTGGTGTAAACTTTGGAGTGTTTAAATTAGTTAGAAAGTAA
- the dhaM gene encoding dihydroxyacetone kinase phosphoryl donor subunit DhaM, with protein sequence MINFVVVSHSKKLAEAAIELASIMKNSEFKIVNAAGLVDSDGFGTDVQKVIEAINSVNEGDGVLIFCEIGSSLMSSQMAVEMIGDEKVVLVDAPFVEALMAATATNNENITLEQLLEETLLTKSFSKL encoded by the coding sequence ATGATTAATTTTGTTGTGGTAAGTCACAGTAAAAAACTAGCTGAAGCTGCAATTGAATTAGCTTCAATTATGAAAAATAGTGAATTCAAAATTGTTAATGCAGCAGGTTTGGTTGATAGTGATGGTTTTGGAACTGATGTACAAAAGGTCATTGAAGCTATTAATTCTGTTAATGAAGGTGATGGTGTTTTGATTTTCTGTGAAATCGGTTCATCGCTTATGAGTTCGCAAATGGCAGTTGAAATGATAGGTGATGAAAAAGTTGTTTTAGTTGACGCGCCTTTTGTTGAGGCACTAATGGCTGCAACGGCTACAAACAATGAAAACATCACACTTGAACAACTTTTAGAAGAAACTCTTTTAACAAAAAGTTTTTCGAAGTTATAA
- a CDS encoding DNA cytosine methyltransferase, producing MNKKFLILDLFCGAGGLSFGLEQIPNFKSVIGLDFNKQALETYKFNHKDAIGIHGDITLKEVKERIINLSKEKGINMIVGGPSCQGFSNKGKMLGLNDPRNYLFKEYVEIVKHVKPKLFILENAKGMISSENGYFINEIVKSFEELGYKISYKVLNAADFGVPQNRERTILIGSLDFHFNFKILDEF from the coding sequence ATGAATAAAAAGTTTTTAATTTTAGATTTATTTTGTGGAGCTGGAGGTCTAAGTTTTGGTCTTGAACAAATACCTAACTTCAAATCAGTAATTGGTCTAGATTTCAATAAACAAGCCTTAGAAACGTACAAGTTTAATCATAAAGACGCTATAGGAATTCACGGTGATATTACATTAAAGGAAGTAAAAGAAAGAATTATTAATTTATCCAAAGAAAAAGGTATAAATATGATAGTTGGTGGTCCGTCATGTCAAGGTTTCTCTAATAAAGGAAAAATGTTAGGTTTAAATGATCCGAGAAATTATTTATTTAAGGAATATGTAGAAATAGTGAAGCACGTTAAACCAAAATTATTCATTTTAGAAAACGCAAAAGGTATGATTAGCAGCGAAAATGGATATTTTATAAACGAAATAGTAAAGTCATTTGAAGAATTAGGTTATAAAATTTCTTATAAAGTATTGAATGCAGCAGACTTTGGGGTTCCACAAAATAGAGAAAGAACTATATTAATAGGGAGTTTAGATTTTCATTTTAACTTTAAAATTTTAGATGAATTTTAA